In one Nicotiana tomentosiformis chromosome 6, ASM39032v3, whole genome shotgun sequence genomic region, the following are encoded:
- the LOC138893732 gene encoding uncharacterized protein: MGKLLASFIQQGVSSKEIIYLQLCLFSQQKKIIEVLANYQHTSGQLINKAKSSYYMHANVARDLVNTVGTITGFSKGEFPFSYLGCPIFYTRRRKEYYNDLIKMVKGKLHSWKGKLLSYGGKSALISSVLENHIRQEVHFANTDDYRDTPRWIPTSSYRFTVHQVIRAWWNAKCFPKLKPLFQDTPAVIIWEPWKRRNTMKHGGVVSCNRVIHEVNKTLYSLTRLPHEGWFKCNTDGASRGNPGPSSYGFCVQYQDGNLVFAKAKEIGEATNIVAEAKAIMEGLSFCVERQLYPLIMETDSLVMSKIINDEWETPWCIRAEVRKIKKINSTYNVLFQHVLREGNTVANILANLVFSFASTITFHSFHELPIEIKTLINMDKSQIPNLSIRIAKRKDPD; the protein is encoded by the exons ATGGGAAAACTTTTGGCTTCTTTCATTCAACAAGGAGTGTCAAGCAAGGAGATCATTTATCTCCAGCTTTGTTTATTCTCTCAGCAGAAG AAGATAATTGAGGTTTTGGCAAATTATCAGCACACTTCTGGCCAGTTGATCAACAAGGCAAAGAGTTCTTATTACATGCATGCTAATGTAGCTAGAGATTTGGTGAATACAGTAGGAACTATCACTGGTTTCTCAAAGGGTGAATTCCCTTTTTCATATCTTGGCTGCCCAATATTTTACACAAGAAGAAGGAAGGAGTACTATAATGACTTGATAAAAATGGTGAAGGGAAAGCTGCATTCTTGGAAGGGAAAGTTATTGTCCTATGGGGGGAAATCTGCACTGATTTCTAGTGTTTTGGAAA ATCATATTAGACAAGAAGTGCATTTTGCTAATACTGATGACTACCGAGATACTCCAAGATGGATTCCTACATCTTCATATAGGTTTACT GTTCATCAAGTAATAAGAGCATGGTGGAATGCAAAGTGTTTTCCTAAGCTCAAACCACTATTTCAAGATACCCCAGCAGTGATTATTTGGGAGCCTTGGAAGAGAAGGAATACAATGAAACATGGTGGTGTAGTGTCTTGCAATAGGGTGATACATGAAGTGAACAAGACTCTATACTCTCTTACTAGG CTACCTCATGAGGGGTGGTTCAAGTGCAATACTGATGGAGCATCTAGGGGAAATCCGGGTCCAAGTTCATATGGCTTTTGTGTACAATATCAAGATGGGAACTTGGTATTTGCTAAGGCAAAGGAGATAGGGGAGGCAACTAATATAGTagctgaagctaaggctattATGGAGGGATTGTCATTTTGTGTGGAAAGGCAGCTGTATCCTTTGATTATGGAGACTGATTCCTTGGTGATGAGTAAGATTATTAATGATGAATGGGAAACTCCATGGTGCATAAGAGCAGAAGTGAGGAAGATTAAGAAGATAAATAGTACATATAATGTGCTCTTTCAGCATGTTCTAAGGGAGGGCAACACTGTTGCAAATATTTTAGCTAACCTAGTTTTCTCTTTTGCAAGTACAATCACATTTCACTCATTCCATGAACTGCCAATTGAAATAAAAACATTGATAAACATGGACAAATCTCAAATTCCTAACCTTAGTATTAGGATTGCCAAGAGAAAAGATCCTGACTGA
- the LOC138893733 gene encoding uncharacterized protein yields the protein MNVLEEYERASGQKINKEKPFFYMHEDVLADEANTVHLITKFQRHPFPFTYLGCPIFYSMKQKDFYKVIIFKLHERLSSWKGKLLSIGGRAVLIAHVLESMPIHLLSVVNPSAYMINQLHKILLGPDHLCDESIKHVEDVVENGTWNEVLLR from the exons ATGAATGTATTGGAGGAATATGAGAGAGCTTCAGGTCAAAAGATCAACAAAGAAAAACCTTTCTTTTATATGCATGAAGATGTACTTGCAGATGAAGCTAACACAGTCCATTTGATTACTAAGTTTCAAAGACATCCCTTTCCATTCACATATTTGGGATGCCCTATATTTTACAGCATGAAGCAGAAAGATTTCTACAAGGTCATCATCTTCAAATTACATGAGAGATTATCATCATGGAAGGGTAAGCTACTATCAATTGGTGGTAGGGCAGTCTTGATTGCACATGTGCTAGAGAGCATGCCAATTCATCTTTTGTCAGTTGTTAACCCATCAGCATATATGATCAATCAGTTACATAAGATTTTGCTAG GTCCAGATCATTTGTGTGATGAATCTATAAAGCATGTGGAAGATGTGGTGGAGAATGGGACATGGAATGAAGTGCTATTGAGGTAG